A region from the Deinococcus multiflagellatus genome encodes:
- a CDS encoding 50S ribosomal protein L23, producing MSHYDIIQAPVVSEKAYAGMERGVYSFWVSPKASKTEIKSAIQQAFGVTVIGISTMNVPGKRKRVGKFFGQRADRKKAIVRLAEGQTIAALEGQA from the coding sequence ATGAGCCACTACGACATCATCCAGGCGCCTGTGGTGAGCGAGAAGGCGTACGCGGGCATGGAGCGCGGCGTCTACAGCTTCTGGGTCAGCCCCAAGGCCAGCAAGACGGAAATCAAGAGCGCCATTCAGCAGGCGTTCGGCGTGACCGTGATCGGCATCAGCACCATGAACGTGCCCGGCAAGCGCAAGCGCGTGGGCAAGTTCTTCGGACAGCGCGCTGACCGCAAGAAGGCCATTGTGCGTCTCGCCGAGGGCCAGACTATTGCCGCCCTTGAGGGCCAGGCCTAA
- the rplB gene encoding 50S ribosomal protein L2, whose protein sequence is MAVKKYRPYTPSRRQMTTADFSGLTKKRPEKALTEALPKTGGRNNRGRITSRFIGGGHKRLYRIIDFKRRDKAGVTAKVAAIEYDPNRSARIALLHYADGEKRYILAPEGLQVGATVNAGPEAEPKLGNALPLRFVPVGAVVHSVELVPGKGAQIARSAGTSIQVQGKERDYVILRLPSGELRRIHSECYATLGTVGNAEHKNIVLGKAGRSRWLGQKPHQRGSAMNPVDHPHGGGEGRTGAGRQPVSPWGQPAKGLKTRKKRKISDRFIITRRGGK, encoded by the coding sequence ATGGCCGTCAAGAAATACCGTCCCTACACCCCCAGCCGTCGCCAGATGACGACTGCGGACTTCAGTGGACTGACCAAGAAGCGCCCCGAAAAGGCGCTGACCGAAGCGCTGCCCAAGACCGGTGGCCGTAACAACCGTGGCCGCATCACCAGCCGCTTCATCGGCGGGGGCCACAAGCGCCTGTACCGCATCATCGACTTCAAGCGCCGCGACAAGGCGGGCGTGACCGCCAAGGTCGCTGCCATTGAGTACGATCCCAACCGCAGCGCCCGCATCGCCCTGCTGCACTACGCCGACGGCGAGAAGCGCTACATCCTGGCCCCCGAGGGCCTGCAGGTCGGCGCCACCGTGAACGCGGGCCCCGAAGCCGAGCCCAAGCTGGGCAACGCGCTGCCGCTGCGTTTCGTGCCCGTGGGCGCCGTGGTACACAGCGTGGAACTGGTCCCCGGCAAGGGCGCCCAGATCGCCCGCTCGGCCGGCACCTCCATCCAGGTGCAGGGCAAGGAGCGCGACTACGTGATCCTGCGCCTGCCCAGCGGCGAACTGCGCCGCATTCACTCCGAGTGCTACGCCACCCTGGGCACCGTGGGCAACGCCGAGCACAAGAACATCGTGCTGGGTAAGGCCGGCCGCAGCCGCTGGCTGGGCCAGAAGCCGCACCAGCGCGGCAGCGCCATGAACCCCGTGGATCACCCCCACGGCGGTGGTGAAGGCCGCACCGGCGCAGGCCGTCAGCCTGTCAGCCCCTGGGGTCAGCCCGCCAAGGGCCTGAAGACCCGCAAGAAGCGCAAGATCTCGGACCGCTTCATCATCACCCGCCGCGGCGGGAAGTAA